A genomic region of Acidobacteriota bacterium contains the following coding sequences:
- a CDS encoding alpha/beta fold hydrolase, producing MKRWLLLLALVASVSLSGLWLWLQVAPLDAIVRGGEGPPSLVLLHGYGSRGGDWLQFEHTLQVPQQGRLVLPQGPLRGPMGGRGWWWLNIEGHIPAGQRFPDFSTANPGGIKVASRLVRNLIEKEPGAVILGGFSQGAMLSAEIAFQTDQPLAALVLLGGTTVNEAAWAEGFAARRMMPVFIAHGRRDGVLPFATMERFQARVKAAGLNVTWVPFDGGHNVPDTVISALNEFLAGVTW from the coding sequence ATGAAACGCTGGCTACTTCTGCTCGCTCTCGTCGCCTCGGTGTCACTGTCCGGCCTCTGGCTATGGCTGCAGGTCGCGCCCCTGGACGCCATTGTCCGCGGCGGCGAGGGGCCGCCCTCGCTCGTGTTGCTGCACGGCTACGGCTCGAGGGGCGGCGACTGGTTGCAGTTCGAGCACACGCTCCAGGTCCCGCAACAGGGGCGCTTGGTACTGCCACAGGGTCCGCTGCGAGGTCCAATGGGCGGGCGGGGCTGGTGGTGGCTCAACATCGAAGGGCACATTCCCGCGGGGCAACGTTTCCCTGACTTCTCGACGGCCAATCCGGGCGGCATCAAGGTGGCCTCGCGGCTGGTGCGCAACCTGATCGAGAAGGAACCGGGCGCGGTGATCCTCGGCGGCTTTTCGCAGGGAGCGATGCTCAGTGCCGAGATTGCCTTCCAGACCGATCAACCGTTGGCGGCGCTGGTGCTGCTCGGTGGCACCACCGTGAACGAGGCCGCCTGGGCCGAGGGGTTCGCTGCCCGCCGGATGATGCCTGTCTTCATTGCCCACGGCCGCAGGGACGGCGTCCTGCCGTTTGCGACGATGGAGAGGTTCCAGGCGCGGGTCAAGGCGGCCGGCCTGAACGTCACGTGGGTTCCGTTCGACGGCGGCCACAACGTCCCGGACACTGTGATCTCCGCCCTGAACGAGTTTCTTGCGGGAGTTACCTGGTAG
- the mutL gene encoding DNA mismatch repair endonuclease MutL translates to MVPQVGVVVVGRITRLPEDLANQIAAGEVVERPASVVKELIENAIDAKATRITITVEYGGKKLIRVEDDGIGMDPDDARLCLERHATSKIKRADDLGAIVTLGFRGEALPSMASVSHFRLRTRARGSDSGTEIRVNAGIIESVVESGGPEGTLVEVADVFYNLPARRKFLKSDAAEAAQVSRFVTQLALCYPEVGFTLISTGRKVLAVPPVASLSDRLYQLYGDRQDLVAVDREFGGLRLHGFIAALAEQGPVRGPQHVFVNRRIVKDRTIAHAILDSYSVATNKERSPEVHLFLDIPPDRVDVNVHPTKAEVRFREQSMVHQMVRHALGDALGKGPAPELTLHTSDVLAGRPLQPSIPGALAGASFTSRWAPTGAGQAGGAGGGAVAPALPAPPAQPAPPAVRPMIALGQFRDTFIIAMDDEGLCIIDQHVAHERVLFERIMQRLTTENLESQGMLVPMILELPAAERNALVARAEALAKFGFEVEEFGGDSIKVTAMPALLPRDECEAALRALADDLEGLDRGLRLEESIKQIAATTACHAAVKANYPLTLEKMHHILEELRATAYSTVCPHGRPVMLRITRREIEKNFDRI, encoded by the coding sequence GTGGTTCCGCAAGTCGGGGTGGTGGTAGTGGGCCGGATCACGCGTCTGCCCGAAGACCTGGCCAACCAGATTGCGGCCGGTGAAGTGGTCGAGCGGCCGGCCTCGGTCGTCAAGGAACTGATCGAGAACGCCATCGACGCGAAGGCGACACGAATCACCATCACCGTGGAATACGGCGGCAAGAAGCTGATTCGGGTCGAGGACGATGGCATCGGCATGGATCCGGACGATGCGCGGCTCTGCCTCGAGCGCCATGCCACCAGCAAGATCAAGCGTGCCGACGACCTGGGCGCGATCGTCACCCTGGGGTTCCGCGGGGAAGCGTTGCCATCGATGGCCTCGGTGTCGCATTTCCGCCTGCGCACGCGCGCGCGGGGGAGCGACAGCGGTACTGAGATCCGCGTCAACGCCGGCATTATCGAGTCGGTGGTCGAGTCGGGCGGCCCGGAAGGCACGCTGGTGGAAGTCGCCGACGTCTTCTACAACCTGCCGGCGCGCCGGAAGTTCCTGAAGTCCGACGCGGCCGAGGCCGCGCAGGTCTCGCGGTTCGTCACGCAGCTGGCGCTTTGCTACCCAGAGGTCGGCTTCACGCTGATCAGCACCGGGCGGAAGGTCCTGGCGGTGCCGCCGGTGGCAAGCTTGTCGGACCGGCTCTATCAGCTTTACGGCGATCGCCAGGATCTGGTCGCCGTCGATCGCGAGTTTGGGGGGCTGCGCCTGCACGGCTTTATTGCCGCCCTGGCTGAGCAGGGCCCGGTGCGCGGCCCCCAGCATGTGTTCGTCAACCGCCGGATCGTGAAGGACCGCACGATCGCCCACGCGATTCTGGATTCGTACAGCGTCGCCACCAACAAGGAACGCAGCCCCGAAGTGCACTTGTTCCTCGACATCCCGCCCGACCGCGTGGACGTGAATGTGCACCCGACCAAGGCCGAGGTGCGGTTTCGCGAGCAGTCGATGGTGCACCAGATGGTGCGCCACGCGTTGGGCGATGCGCTCGGCAAAGGACCCGCCCCCGAGCTGACGCTTCACACCTCGGATGTGTTGGCGGGCCGGCCATTGCAGCCGTCCATTCCCGGCGCGCTGGCTGGCGCGAGCTTTACCAGCCGGTGGGCGCCTACCGGGGCGGGTCAGGCTGGTGGGGCTGGTGGGGGGGCTGTTGCACCCGCCCTACCGGCCCCACCCGCCCAACCTGCCCCACCAGCCGTAAGGCCCATGATCGCGCTCGGCCAGTTCCGCGACACCTTCATCATCGCGATGGACGACGAGGGGTTGTGCATCATCGACCAGCACGTGGCGCACGAGCGCGTGCTGTTCGAGCGCATCATGCAGCGGCTCACCACCGAGAATCTCGAGAGCCAGGGCATGTTGGTGCCGATGATCCTCGAGTTGCCGGCCGCCGAGCGCAATGCCCTGGTTGCGCGAGCCGAGGCGCTGGCGAAGTTCGGCTTCGAGGTGGAGGAGTTCGGCGGCGACAGCATCAAGGTGACGGCCATGCCGGCGCTGCTGCCGCGCGATGAGTGCGAGGCAGCTTTGCGCGCGCTGGCTGATGACCTCGAAGGCCTCGACCGCGGATTACGACTTGAGGAATCGATCAAGCAGATTGCGGCCACTACCGCTTGCCACGCCGCCGTCAAGGCCAACTACCCGCTGACGCTCGAGAAGATGCATCACATTCTCGAAGAGCTGCGCGCCACCGCGTACTCGACGGTGTGCCCCCACGGACGGCCGGTGATGTTGCGCATCACCCGTCGCGAGATCGAGAAGAACTTCGACAGGATCTAG
- a CDS encoding magnesium transporter CorA family protein has translation MIRYFVHRGGCTEQVDRLDPAWLASGSEVVVWADVSEPTEADAEVLRSDFGLHPLAVEAAVQRETSPKVESYGKYLYVVLHGINFDAAEHRFETHETDFFLSANFLVTVHDGKRRSIEHVSELCGRTDHVLAEGPVALFHRIVDTMVDHYRPEVDEVEERLNDIEDRVIEDTASATVGDILAIKRDITALRRILVPQRDAVGRLARREFEIINQEMAYRFRDVYDQFARMADDGIMFHDRVTGILDAHLASVSNRLADVSKVLAVIATLFGPMTVITGLFGMNVPLPTFFGRPEWLFWEIILVMMLSSAGLFAWFRKSGWW, from the coding sequence TTGATTCGCTACTTCGTCCACCGAGGCGGTTGCACCGAACAGGTCGACCGCCTCGACCCGGCCTGGCTCGCCTCTGGCAGCGAGGTCGTGGTGTGGGCGGATGTCAGTGAACCCACGGAGGCGGACGCCGAGGTCCTGCGAAGCGACTTCGGCCTCCACCCGCTGGCTGTCGAGGCGGCGGTGCAGCGCGAGACCAGCCCGAAGGTTGAAAGCTACGGCAAGTATCTGTACGTCGTGCTGCACGGCATCAACTTCGATGCCGCGGAGCATCGCTTCGAGACGCACGAAACCGACTTCTTTCTTTCCGCCAACTTCCTCGTCACCGTGCACGACGGCAAGCGGCGCAGCATCGAGCACGTCAGCGAGCTGTGCGGCCGGACCGACCACGTGCTGGCCGAAGGCCCGGTCGCGCTGTTTCACCGGATTGTGGACACCATGGTTGACCACTACCGGCCGGAAGTGGATGAGGTCGAAGAGCGGCTCAACGACATCGAAGATCGCGTGATTGAGGACACGGCGTCCGCCACGGTCGGCGACATCCTGGCCATCAAGCGCGACATCACGGCGCTCAGGCGCATCCTGGTGCCGCAGCGCGATGCGGTGGGGCGGCTGGCCCGGCGCGAGTTCGAGATCATCAACCAGGAAATGGCCTACCGGTTCCGGGACGTCTACGATCAGTTCGCGCGCATGGCGGACGACGGCATCATGTTTCACGATCGGGTCACCGGCATTCTCGATGCGCACCTGGCGAGCGTCTCCAATCGCCTGGCCGACGTCTCGAAAGTGCTGGCCGTGATCGCCACGCTGTTCGGTCCGATGACCGTGATCACCGGGTTGTTCGGCATGAACGTGCCGTTGCCGACGTTCTTCGGCCGGCCTGAGTGGCTGTTCTGGGAGATCATCCTGGTGATGATGCTGTCGAGCGCCGGGCTGTTCGCGTGGTTCCGCAAGTCGGGGTGGTGGTAG
- the ppdK gene encoding pyruvate, phosphate dikinase, with the protein MAKKRTTKDAKKKVTKATKTARGTKGTRGTSKKFVYFFGNGKADGDRSMKDTLGGKGAGLAGMTRAGLPVPAGFTISTDACNIYSASGNKLPANIETEMVKELRKLEKAAGATLGSAKKPLLVSVRSGAKFSMPGMMDTILNLGLNDDTVEGLKAWTGNGRFAFDSYRRFMQMFGSVVLEIPKAAFEHEFEAVKHAKGAQMDTDLDETALREVVAAFKKIVKDKTKKPFPQDPMEQLRGARNAVFRSWNNARAKEYRRIYDIPDSIGTAVNVQMMVFGNTGDRSGTGVGFTRNPATGAKEFFGEFLINAQGEDVVAGIRTPQPIKELERVMPKAYKQLRDITTRLERNYKDIQDFEFTIQDETLYMLQTRSGKRTGYAAVVIATDMAKEKLVTPKEAILLVDPEALSQLLAPGFDQKEWKSIAVVTRGLPASPGAACGKAVFSSETAVEWSNKGEPVILVRRETVPDDIHGMWVSQGILTATGGMTSHAAVVGRQMGKPSIVGAGELRINEHGKSFTVNGQTVKEGDYVAFDGLSGEVKLAKVASQPSEILQVIAGKMKPADSPIYQRFHTLLEWADRFRRLGVRANADQPDQAEIAYAFGARGIGLCRTEHMFFGEGRIPIVQRMILAETEADRRAALDELLPMQREDFYGVFKAMKGTAVTIRTIDPPLHEFLPKREDLMVEVAVLETKGVKGKELEEKKALLSRVEQLHEFNPMLGHRGVRLGITYPEITEMQTRAIMEAACKLNKEGLKIVPEIMIPLVGDVRELRDQKAVVHRVAGQVLKEQGIKIKYLVGTMIEVPRGALTADAVALEAEFFSFGTNDLTQMTFGFSRDDVGKFLRVYQDRKILERDPFATFDAAGTGQLVAMAVAKGRVANPSLKLGICGEHGGDPSSIHFFHQVGLDYVSCSPYRVPVARLAAAQAALSVKVGD; encoded by the coding sequence ATGGCGAAGAAGAGAACCACGAAGGACGCGAAGAAGAAGGTCACCAAGGCCACGAAGACGGCCCGAGGCACCAAAGGCACCCGAGGCACCAGCAAGAAATTCGTGTATTTCTTCGGCAACGGGAAGGCTGACGGCGATCGGTCGATGAAGGACACGCTCGGCGGCAAGGGCGCGGGCCTGGCCGGGATGACCAGGGCCGGATTGCCGGTGCCGGCCGGGTTCACCATCTCCACTGATGCCTGCAACATCTACTCCGCGAGCGGCAACAAGCTGCCGGCGAACATCGAGACCGAGATGGTCAAGGAGCTGCGCAAGCTCGAGAAGGCGGCCGGGGCCACCCTCGGGTCGGCCAAGAAGCCGCTGCTCGTGTCGGTGCGGTCGGGCGCGAAGTTTTCGATGCCCGGCATGATGGACACCATTCTCAACCTCGGCCTGAACGACGATACTGTCGAGGGCCTGAAGGCGTGGACCGGCAACGGCCGTTTTGCCTTCGACAGCTATCGCCGCTTCATGCAGATGTTCGGCAGCGTCGTGCTCGAGATTCCGAAGGCAGCGTTCGAGCACGAGTTCGAAGCCGTCAAGCACGCCAAGGGCGCGCAGATGGATACCGACCTGGACGAGACGGCCCTGCGCGAGGTCGTAGCGGCCTTCAAGAAGATCGTCAAGGACAAGACCAAGAAGCCGTTCCCGCAGGACCCGATGGAGCAGTTGCGCGGCGCGCGCAACGCCGTGTTCCGATCGTGGAACAACGCGCGGGCGAAGGAATACCGCCGCATCTATGACATCCCGGACTCGATCGGCACCGCCGTCAACGTGCAGATGATGGTGTTCGGCAACACCGGCGATCGCTCGGGCACGGGCGTGGGCTTTACGCGTAATCCCGCCACCGGCGCCAAGGAGTTCTTCGGCGAGTTCCTGATCAACGCGCAGGGCGAGGACGTGGTCGCCGGCATTCGCACGCCGCAGCCGATCAAGGAACTCGAGCGCGTGATGCCCAAGGCGTACAAGCAGCTGCGCGACATCACCACGCGCCTCGAGCGCAACTACAAAGACATCCAGGACTTCGAGTTCACCATCCAGGACGAGACGCTGTACATGCTGCAGACGCGCAGCGGCAAGCGCACCGGCTACGCCGCGGTCGTGATTGCCACGGACATGGCGAAAGAGAAGCTGGTCACGCCGAAGGAAGCGATCCTGCTGGTCGATCCGGAAGCGCTGTCGCAGTTACTCGCGCCCGGCTTCGACCAGAAGGAATGGAAGAGCATTGCGGTCGTGACGCGCGGTTTGCCGGCCTCACCCGGCGCGGCGTGCGGCAAGGCGGTGTTCTCGTCGGAGACCGCGGTCGAGTGGTCGAACAAGGGCGAGCCGGTCATCCTGGTCCGTCGTGAAACGGTGCCCGACGACATTCATGGCATGTGGGTGTCGCAGGGCATTCTCACCGCCACCGGCGGCATGACCTCTCACGCCGCCGTCGTCGGTCGCCAGATGGGCAAGCCGTCGATTGTCGGCGCCGGCGAACTGCGCATCAACGAGCATGGCAAGTCGTTCACCGTCAACGGCCAGACCGTCAAAGAGGGCGACTACGTCGCGTTCGACGGCCTGTCGGGCGAGGTCAAGCTCGCCAAGGTGGCGTCACAGCCGAGCGAGATCCTGCAGGTGATTGCCGGCAAGATGAAGCCGGCCGACTCGCCGATCTACCAGCGCTTCCACACGCTGCTCGAATGGGCCGATCGGTTCCGCCGCCTGGGCGTGCGCGCCAACGCCGACCAGCCGGATCAGGCCGAGATCGCCTATGCCTTCGGCGCCCGAGGCATCGGATTGTGCCGCACCGAGCACATGTTCTTCGGCGAAGGCCGCATTCCCATCGTCCAGCGGATGATCCTCGCCGAGACCGAGGCCGATCGTCGCGCGGCGCTCGACGAACTGCTGCCGATGCAGCGCGAGGACTTCTACGGCGTGTTCAAGGCCATGAAGGGCACGGCCGTGACCATCCGCACCATTGACCCGCCGCTGCACGAGTTCCTGCCCAAGCGCGAGGACCTGATGGTGGAGGTCGCCGTACTGGAGACCAAGGGCGTCAAGGGCAAGGAGTTGGAAGAGAAGAAGGCGCTGCTGTCGCGCGTCGAGCAGCTGCACGAGTTCAACCCCATGCTCGGCCACCGCGGCGTGCGTCTCGGCATCACCTATCCCGAGATCACTGAAATGCAAACCCGCGCCATCATGGAAGCGGCCTGCAAGCTCAACAAGGAGGGGCTGAAGATCGTCCCCGAGATCATGATTCCGCTGGTCGGCGACGTGCGCGAGTTGCGCGACCAGAAGGCCGTGGTCCACCGCGTGGCGGGGCAGGTGCTCAAGGAGCAGGGCATCAAGATCAAGTACCTGGTCGGCACCATGATCGAAGTGCCGCGGGGCGCGCTGACCGCCGACGCGGTGGCGCTGGAGGCCGAGTTCTTCTCGTTCGGCACCAACGACCTGACCCAGATGACCTTCGGGTTCTCGCGCGATGACGTCGGCAAGTTCCTGCGGGTCTATCAGGATCGCAAGATCCTGGAGCGCGATCCGTTTGCGACCTTCGATGCCGCCGGCACGGGCCAGCTCGTCGCCATGGCCGTGGCCAAGGGCCGCGTCGCCAACCCGTCGCTGAAGCTCGGCATTTGCGGCGAGCACGGCGGCGATCCCTCGTCGATCCACTTCTTCCACCAGGTCGGCCTCGACTACGTGAGCTGCTCGCCGTACCGCGTGCCGGTGGCGCGGCTGGCGGCGGCACAGGCCGCGCTGAGCGTCAAGGTCGGGGATTGA
- the glyS gene encoding glycine--tRNA ligase subunit beta gives MERELLLEIGTEEIPASWLPGLTAQIGQALEAKLKEARLSIDEPVRTYSTPRRLIAHAGRIGERQSDLEELVMGPPVSAAFKDGGLTPAGAGFAKKQGVADDQIERITTPKGEYIGVRKHQRGKTASDVLPDVLAGVLRALSFPKQMRWDAALTDGKGELPFGRPIRWILYLYGGRVVPFIIGRTAAAHDSRVLDISAGASTYGHRFLTTSGRPGRAIKVKNFDDFRKRLGENFVVLERSERHDRIVRELDAEARRRGGRVARALVGQGVLEEVPDLVEYPVVVSGTFADEFLKLPEEVLTTTMIHHQHFFPVNTDHGKLMPVFLAVLNMQPEQPDVIAHNMERVLTARLRDARFFFDADRKQPLAAYTDRLSTVLFHKKLGSYQEKATRVEALARWICADVLGRPDLADHAAEAGRLCKADLATDMVRELTELQGVMGGIYAREDGRPEEVWKAIYFHYLPVSVEATAPPTREQLGAAAVTWAAVALADKLDTVTGMFSAGERPTGSRDPYGLRRAAQGLVRILVDLPELTGLDLSLTLGQLVKTDGLDDAFWSFMIDRVRFVLEQRGSDTRNVRAVTHGAPANVSPLVARRKLESLPEFTESPDFKQLAVLFKRVKNIARNLDEAAPSLGGTLTDPSELALELEINRLAPVIAGAVAAGSGYRQAFAEAAKAGPAVAKFFDDVMVMADDLKLRDARLRLLKRLEGSILQLADVSEIVPEADKQE, from the coding sequence GTGGAGCGCGAACTGCTGCTTGAAATTGGCACGGAGGAGATTCCGGCCAGCTGGTTGCCCGGGCTGACCGCGCAGATCGGCCAGGCGCTCGAGGCCAAGCTGAAAGAAGCGCGGCTGTCGATCGACGAGCCGGTGCGGACCTACAGCACGCCGCGTCGGCTCATCGCCCATGCTGGCAGGATCGGCGAGCGCCAGTCCGACCTCGAAGAGCTGGTGATGGGGCCGCCCGTCTCGGCCGCGTTCAAGGACGGGGGGTTGACCCCGGCCGGCGCCGGCTTTGCGAAGAAGCAGGGCGTCGCCGACGATCAGATTGAGCGCATCACGACGCCGAAGGGCGAGTACATCGGCGTGCGCAAGCACCAGCGCGGCAAGACGGCCAGTGACGTGCTGCCCGACGTTCTCGCGGGCGTGCTGCGAGCCCTGTCGTTCCCGAAACAAATGCGATGGGACGCGGCCCTGACCGACGGCAAGGGCGAGTTGCCGTTCGGCCGGCCCATTCGCTGGATCCTGTATCTCTACGGGGGCCGGGTCGTCCCGTTCATCATCGGCCGCACCGCAGCGGCTCACGACTCGCGGGTCCTCGATATCAGCGCCGGTGCGTCGACCTATGGCCATCGGTTCCTGACCACCAGCGGCCGGCCGGGCCGGGCCATCAAGGTCAAGAACTTCGACGATTTCCGCAAGCGCTTGGGCGAGAACTTCGTCGTGCTCGAGCGCAGCGAACGGCACGACCGCATTGTCCGCGAGCTCGACGCCGAAGCGCGCCGCCGCGGCGGCCGCGTCGCCCGCGCCCTGGTCGGCCAGGGCGTGCTCGAGGAAGTGCCGGACCTGGTCGAGTACCCGGTCGTGGTGTCGGGCACGTTTGCGGATGAGTTCCTGAAGCTCCCCGAAGAGGTGCTGACCACGACGATGATTCACCACCAGCATTTCTTCCCGGTCAACACCGACCACGGCAAGCTGATGCCGGTGTTCCTGGCCGTGCTCAACATGCAGCCCGAGCAGCCGGACGTGATCGCGCACAACATGGAGCGCGTGCTCACGGCGCGGTTGCGCGATGCGCGCTTCTTCTTTGATGCCGATCGCAAACAGCCGCTGGCGGCGTACACCGATCGCCTGAGCACGGTGTTGTTCCACAAGAAGCTGGGCAGCTACCAGGAGAAGGCCACGCGCGTCGAAGCGCTGGCGCGCTGGATTTGTGCCGACGTGCTGGGCCGCCCCGATCTCGCTGACCACGCGGCCGAGGCCGGACGCCTGTGCAAGGCGGATCTCGCCACCGACATGGTGCGCGAGCTCACCGAGTTGCAGGGTGTCATGGGCGGCATCTACGCGCGCGAAGACGGCCGGCCCGAAGAAGTCTGGAAGGCGATTTACTTCCATTACCTGCCGGTAAGCGTGGAGGCGACCGCGCCGCCGACCAGGGAACAGCTCGGCGCGGCCGCCGTCACCTGGGCGGCGGTGGCTCTGGCCGACAAGCTCGATACCGTGACCGGCATGTTCTCGGCGGGGGAGCGGCCGACCGGGTCGCGCGACCCATACGGTCTGCGCCGCGCGGCCCAGGGCCTTGTGCGCATCCTCGTGGACCTGCCCGAGCTGACCGGGCTCGACTTGAGCCTGACGCTCGGCCAGCTGGTGAAGACCGATGGCCTGGACGATGCGTTCTGGTCGTTCATGATCGACCGCGTACGTTTCGTGCTCGAGCAGCGCGGCTCTGACACCCGCAACGTGCGGGCAGTGACCCATGGGGCGCCGGCAAACGTCAGCCCGCTCGTGGCACGCCGCAAGTTGGAATCCCTGCCTGAGTTCACGGAATCGCCGGACTTCAAGCAACTGGCGGTGCTCTTCAAGCGCGTGAAGAACATCGCCAGGAACCTCGATGAGGCCGCGCCGAGCCTGGGCGGGACGCTGACCGACCCGTCCGAACTGGCCCTCGAGCTTGAGATCAATCGTCTGGCCCCCGTGATTGCAGGTGCGGTCGCCGCTGGCAGCGGCTACCGCCAGGCGTTTGCCGAGGCGGCCAAGGCCGGCCCGGCGGTGGCGAAGTTTTTCGACGATGTGATGGTGATGGCCGACGACCTGAAGCTGCGTGACGCGCGGCTTCGGCTGTTGAAGCGGTTGGAGGGTTCGATCCTTCAACTGGCAGATGTTTCAGAAATCGTTCCCGAAGCGGACAAGCAGGAGTAG
- a CDS encoding glycine--tRNA ligase subunit alpha has protein sequence MTFQDLILKLQHFWASQGCLIQQPLDLEVGAGTSHPETLLRVLGPTPWNVAYVQPSRRPDDGRFGQNPNRLFKHHQLQVILKPSPDEVQQIYLDSLEAVGINPRQHDIRFEEDNWESPTLGAWGIGWQVMLDGMEITQFTYFQQVGGTDLSPIAAEITYGLERIAMFLQKVDNVFDLAWGGGKSYGDVRLREEVEQSKYAFNQGTGIARERFSSFHRQQFDECFKFGEELFKGGLLLPALEYCLKCSHLFNLLDSSGSVGVTERTAYILRVRQLAIAICKEYAAQQQPVAAEPGA, from the coding sequence GTGACGTTCCAGGACCTCATTCTCAAGCTCCAGCATTTCTGGGCCTCGCAGGGCTGCCTGATCCAGCAACCGCTCGACCTCGAAGTGGGCGCCGGCACCTCGCACCCCGAGACCCTGCTGCGCGTGCTCGGGCCGACGCCGTGGAACGTCGCCTACGTGCAGCCGTCGCGGCGTCCCGACGATGGGCGGTTTGGGCAGAATCCGAATCGGCTGTTCAAGCATCACCAGCTGCAGGTCATCCTCAAGCCGTCGCCCGACGAGGTCCAACAGATCTATCTCGACAGCCTCGAGGCGGTCGGCATCAACCCGCGCCAGCACGACATCCGGTTCGAAGAAGACAACTGGGAGTCGCCGACGCTCGGCGCGTGGGGCATTGGCTGGCAAGTCATGCTCGACGGCATGGAGATTACGCAGTTCACCTACTTCCAGCAGGTGGGCGGTACCGACCTGTCGCCGATCGCGGCCGAGATCACCTATGGCCTCGAACGCATCGCCATGTTCCTGCAGAAGGTGGACAACGTGTTCGACCTCGCGTGGGGCGGCGGCAAGTCGTACGGCGACGTGCGCCTGCGCGAAGAGGTGGAGCAGTCGAAGTACGCCTTCAACCAGGGGACCGGGATCGCGCGCGAGCGCTTCTCGTCGTTCCATCGCCAGCAGTTCGACGAGTGCTTCAAGTTCGGCGAGGAACTGTTCAAGGGCGGCCTGCTGTTGCCGGCGCTCGAGTACTGCTTGAAGTGCTCGCACCTGTTCAACCTGCTCGACTCGAGCGGGAGCGTCGGCGTGACCGAGCGCACGGCCTACATCCTGCGGGTGCGCCAGCTCGCCATCGCCATCTGCAAAGAATACGCAGCCCAGCAGCAGCCTGTGGCGGCCGAGCCGGGAGCCTGA
- the recO gene encoding DNA repair protein RecO produces the protein MPLYTAEALVLRTYKLGEADRIVVFLTRDRGKKRGVAPNARKSRKRFGAALEPLTEVRVSYFEKERRELVGLNYAEPVRSPLSSPSPEALGYSHYFAELIDEWAADADVDERLYRLGTSALEALVTGTPVEALARYFECWLLRLQGVYPSDLRLSSGAALFLDGVRRIGPRDVDSLGATSRVLREIELIHRKLITMHLDREPRSVRVLNELRRS, from the coding sequence ATGCCTCTGTACACGGCCGAGGCCCTCGTCCTCCGCACCTATAAGTTGGGCGAAGCCGACCGCATCGTGGTCTTTTTGACGCGCGATCGGGGCAAGAAGCGGGGCGTGGCACCCAATGCGAGAAAGTCGCGCAAACGGTTTGGCGCCGCGCTCGAGCCGCTCACGGAAGTGCGCGTTTCGTACTTCGAGAAAGAGCGTCGCGAGCTGGTCGGGTTGAACTACGCGGAACCGGTGCGGTCGCCGCTGTCGTCGCCCAGCCCGGAAGCGCTCGGTTACAGCCACTACTTCGCCGAGTTGATCGACGAGTGGGCGGCCGACGCGGATGTGGACGAACGGCTGTATCGGCTGGGTACCTCGGCGCTCGAAGCGCTGGTCACTGGCACGCCGGTCGAGGCGCTCGCGCGGTACTTCGAGTGCTGGCTGTTGCGGCTGCAGGGGGTGTATCCGTCCGACCTGCGGCTGTCGAGCGGGGCGGCCCTGTTCCTGGACGGCGTGCGGCGCATCGGCCCGCGCGATGTAGATTCGTTGGGCGCCACCAGCCGGGTCCTGCGAGAGATTGAACTGATTCACCGGAAGCTGATTACGATGCACCTCGACAGGGAACCCCGGTCCGTTCGCGTGTTGAACGAACTGCGGCGTTCGTAG